A genome region from Altererythrobacter aquiaggeris includes the following:
- a CDS encoding SPOR domain-containing protein, giving the protein MADVKAGVQAWSAGNYPAAVAEWQGPAAQGDADAQFNMAQAYRLGRGVSPDPAKAEEYYAKAAAQGHIKAADSYGLLLFQDGRRGQALPYVQAAALRGDPRAQYLVGVAHFNGDLVEKDWVRAYALLSAANATGLAQAVPALKQMDEYIPLDQRQQGVALAAVLRTQADATRARQLAAADLGSSPPGAAPVAVTASTAPAVTAPLPNSAARVPTPIVAANVAPSETVSSSIAEARAAVAEAARVTGTHSPATAGADFARPQAAGATHPDQFPAITPSARVVAKPAEGPWRVQLGAFGVKSNATTLWERLSLHPELAGKTRLLVPAGRVTKLLAGGFASRAEAAGACSALKRSGQECIVTR; this is encoded by the coding sequence ATGGCTGATGTGAAAGCGGGCGTGCAGGCCTGGAGCGCGGGCAATTATCCAGCGGCAGTTGCTGAATGGCAGGGCCCGGCAGCACAGGGTGACGCTGATGCGCAGTTCAATATGGCGCAGGCTTACCGGCTTGGACGCGGCGTATCCCCCGATCCCGCCAAGGCAGAAGAATATTATGCTAAGGCTGCTGCCCAGGGGCACATCAAGGCTGCCGACAGTTACGGACTTCTGCTGTTTCAGGACGGACGACGCGGGCAGGCGCTGCCATACGTGCAAGCAGCGGCACTGCGCGGTGATCCCCGCGCGCAGTATCTTGTAGGTGTCGCACATTTCAACGGCGATCTGGTGGAAAAGGATTGGGTAAGGGCATACGCATTGCTGAGTGCTGCCAACGCAACCGGACTGGCGCAGGCTGTGCCGGCTCTGAAACAAATGGACGAATATATTCCGCTGGACCAGCGCCAACAGGGCGTTGCCTTGGCAGCGGTTCTACGTACGCAAGCCGATGCGACGCGCGCCCGGCAGCTTGCGGCAGCTGATCTTGGCAGCAGTCCGCCTGGCGCGGCTCCGGTCGCGGTGACTGCCTCAACGGCTCCGGCTGTGACCGCGCCGTTGCCAAATTCCGCCGCGCGGGTGCCGACACCCATTGTGGCTGCAAACGTAGCCCCTTCGGAAACGGTATCTTCGTCGATCGCAGAAGCGCGGGCAGCTGTTGCAGAGGCTGCGCGGGTAACCGGCACCCATAGCCCCGCTACCGCAGGTGCGGATTTCGCCCGGCCGCAAGCGGCTGGCGCAACACATCCGGACCAGTTCCCTGCTATCACCCCGTCAGCGCGCGTAGTTGCCAAACCAGCGGAGGGCCCATGGCGTGTCCAGCTGGGGGCATTCGGTGTGAAATCAAACGCCACAACGCTGTGGGAGCGGTTATCGCTGCACCCGGAATTGGCGGGCAAAACGCGTCTGCTCGTACCAGCCGGGCGCGTGACCAAATTGCTGGCCGGTGGTTTCGCCTCGCGCGCAGAGGCGGCCGGTGCGTGTTCTGCACTGAAGCGTTCCGGACAGGAATGTATCGTAACCCGCTAA
- a CDS encoding DUF418 domain-containing protein, translated as MVDATQEQVAALENAELAATPDQPVKSDHRIVSLDFIRGIAVLGILFANITAFGQPFMAYFWPQALTGGYTQTDSAVWVFQMIFIDYKFRIMFTLLFGAGIYLFMERAWSRGSSRWLQFRRLVALAVFGLIHYFLIWRGDILTVYALWGIIALSMMKWKAKTQLITGIAVYIIGSLLMLGMMGGNYLAAVNPDVAAQLPPEAREQIAAAPAEILEDSRADTALFTGDSYSAIVADTIENETGQLVQELIFVGLTETLALILMGMALYRYGFFNGTLDPVKMKRWGWTGVIGGMLFTAPIALWTAASGFPFFQVMFAFQGLLGLPAIFMSIGLMALFALWAPTATQTALGQRFVAAGRMAFTNYLGTSIILLPVFHGWGLGLFGELHRLELFGVVLAVWVLMLLWSKWWLDRFRYGPLEWLWRCMTYLKVFPLKR; from the coding sequence ATGGTTGATGCGACACAGGAACAGGTTGCTGCATTGGAGAATGCCGAACTGGCAGCGACACCTGACCAGCCGGTCAAGAGCGATCACCGCATCGTCAGTCTGGATTTCATCCGCGGTATCGCGGTTCTGGGGATCCTGTTTGCGAATATCACTGCATTCGGTCAGCCGTTCATGGCCTATTTCTGGCCGCAAGCCCTGACGGGCGGATATACGCAAACTGACAGCGCCGTCTGGGTATTCCAGATGATCTTCATCGATTACAAATTCCGGATCATGTTCACGCTTCTGTTCGGCGCAGGAATTTACCTATTCATGGAGCGGGCGTGGTCACGGGGTTCCTCGCGGTGGTTGCAATTCAGGCGGCTTGTGGCTCTCGCAGTTTTTGGCCTGATCCATTATTTTCTTATCTGGCGCGGCGATATTTTGACCGTCTATGCGCTATGGGGCATCATCGCGCTGTCGATGATGAAATGGAAAGCCAAGACACAACTCATCACGGGGATCGCTGTGTACATCATCGGTTCGCTACTGATGCTTGGTATGATGGGGGGTAATTACCTCGCCGCAGTCAATCCGGATGTAGCCGCCCAGTTGCCGCCCGAGGCGCGAGAGCAGATTGCTGCCGCACCAGCTGAAATTCTGGAGGATTCGAGGGCAGATACGGCATTGTTCACTGGCGATAGTTATTCCGCGATCGTTGCGGACACGATCGAAAACGAAACCGGGCAATTGGTTCAGGAACTGATCTTTGTCGGTTTGACCGAAACACTCGCGCTAATTCTGATGGGTATGGCGCTGTATCGCTACGGGTTCTTCAACGGCACGCTCGATCCGGTAAAAATGAAACGTTGGGGCTGGACCGGTGTGATCGGCGGAATGCTGTTTACTGCCCCGATCGCATTATGGACTGCCGCCTCCGGTTTCCCGTTTTTTCAGGTCATGTTCGCTTTCCAGGGCCTGTTGGGCCTGCCAGCCATATTCATGTCGATCGGCCTGATGGCGCTGTTTGCTTTATGGGCGCCAACTGCGACACAAACGGCTTTGGGACAGCGATTTGTTGCGGCCGGCCGAATGGCATTTACCAATTACCTTGGCACTTCGATTATTCTGCTGCCCGTCTTTCATGGATGGGGCCTTGGCCTGTTTGGCGAGTTGCACCGTCTCGAACTGTTCGGCGTTGTTTTGGCAGTCTGGGTCCTGATGCTGCTGTGGTCCAAATGGTGGCTCGACCGCTTCCGTTATGGTCCGCTGGAATGGCTATGGCGGTGCATGACTTATCTCAAGGTCTTTCCGCTGAAACGCTGA
- the der gene encoding ribosome biogenesis GTPase Der gives MATYSKPEVVIVGRPNVGKSTMFNRLVGKKLALVDDQPGVTRDRRMGDADILGMEFTLVDTAGWEDEDAETLPGRMRKQTEVSIIGAAAALFVFDSRLGLTPLDEEIARWLREQSVPVIVVANKAEGKAGESGILESYSLGLGEPVPFSAEHGEGTVELFEALRPILEPDGPVEAPPEFIDRDEHGDVVASGPLKLAIVGRPNAGKSTLINRLLGEDRLLTGPEAGITRDSIAVDWLWTDPDNGELREIRLIDTAGMRKKAKVTEKLERLAVADARHAVDFAEVVVLLLDATQGLESQDLKIAAHALEEGRALMIAINKWDIAEDPSGLFNGVRAALEDGLAQVRGVPLFAVSAKTGKGLDPMLSAAFKLRESWSKRVPTAALNRWFDDALEANPPPAPKGKRIKLRYITQSSTRPPRFVVFGSRLDMLPTSYERYLVNGIRKQLGFDSVPVRVVLKSAKNPYAPTRK, from the coding sequence ATGGCCACCTATAGCAAACCAGAAGTCGTCATTGTCGGGCGCCCCAACGTCGGCAAGAGCACGATGTTCAACCGTCTCGTTGGCAAAAAACTTGCTCTCGTGGACGATCAGCCCGGCGTAACACGTGACCGCCGGATGGGCGATGCGGATATACTCGGCATGGAGTTCACTCTGGTTGATACTGCCGGGTGGGAAGACGAAGATGCCGAGACGCTGCCCGGACGGATGCGCAAACAAACCGAAGTGTCGATTATCGGCGCCGCTGCCGCTCTGTTCGTTTTCGATTCGCGGCTCGGGCTTACCCCACTTGATGAAGAAATTGCCCGCTGGCTGCGCGAACAGAGCGTTCCGGTGATCGTTGTCGCCAACAAGGCTGAAGGCAAAGCCGGCGAAAGCGGTATTCTGGAAAGCTATTCTCTCGGCTTGGGAGAGCCGGTGCCATTTTCGGCAGAGCATGGAGAAGGGACAGTTGAACTGTTCGAGGCACTGCGTCCTATTCTCGAGCCGGATGGTCCGGTCGAAGCCCCGCCCGAATTCATTGACCGTGACGAGCATGGCGATGTCGTCGCCTCCGGTCCGCTGAAGCTGGCCATCGTTGGCCGCCCGAATGCCGGAAAATCGACGCTGATCAACCGACTGCTCGGCGAGGACCGTTTGCTTACAGGTCCCGAAGCGGGGATCACGCGCGATTCGATTGCCGTGGACTGGTTGTGGACAGATCCGGACAATGGAGAATTACGCGAAATCCGGCTGATCGACACGGCAGGTATGCGTAAAAAGGCAAAGGTCACGGAAAAGCTCGAACGGTTGGCTGTAGCCGATGCGCGTCATGCAGTGGATTTTGCCGAGGTTGTCGTGCTGCTGCTGGATGCGACGCAAGGTCTGGAATCGCAGGATCTCAAGATCGCTGCCCACGCGCTCGAAGAAGGTCGTGCGTTGATGATCGCGATCAACAAATGGGACATCGCCGAAGACCCGAGCGGCCTGTTCAACGGTGTCCGTGCCGCATTGGAGGACGGGCTGGCACAGGTTCGCGGCGTTCCGCTGTTTGCTGTCTCGGCCAAAACCGGCAAAGGGCTCGACCCGATGCTGTCCGCCGCGTTCAAATTGCGCGAAAGCTGGTCAAAACGTGTTCCCACTGCGGCGCTCAATCGGTGGTTCGATGATGCGCTGGAAGCCAACCCGCCGCCTGCCCCCAAGGGCAAGCGTATAAAGCTGCGCTATATTACCCAGTCGAGCACCAGGCCGCCACGCTTCGTCGTGTTCGGATCGCGGCTCGATATGCTTCCCACAAGCTATGAACGATATCTGGTAAACGGGATTCGCAAGCAGCTAGGCTTCGATAGTGTCCCTGTCCGCGTCGTGCTCAAGAGCGCAAAGAACCCGTACGCCCCGACCAGAAAGTAA
- a CDS encoding CHAP domain-containing protein, with product MIKTLANISFLGAIAMIPSVAAAEQPADLQDDTNIRQGAELPAYLQCVPYARQVSGIRIFGDAHTWWDQADGRFARGNKPKVGAVMSFRPNRAMELGHVAAVSQIVDQRTVLLRHSNWSPINGRRGQIEDDVRAVDVSADNDWSAVRVWYHPLQALGRTAWPVNGFIYAQNPRQMSVSPVQLAIATPAKAQSSQAFLIAFSGMAKPAGIQRTAAVRQTTRAKPDSRRDPIAEAIARY from the coding sequence ATGATCAAGACATTGGCCAACATCTCGTTTCTGGGCGCTATCGCAATGATACCGTCTGTCGCCGCCGCAGAACAGCCCGCCGACCTGCAAGACGACACGAACATTCGGCAGGGCGCGGAATTGCCGGCATATCTGCAGTGCGTTCCTTATGCCCGCCAGGTTTCTGGAATTCGGATATTTGGTGATGCACATACCTGGTGGGATCAGGCAGACGGGCGGTTTGCACGCGGAAATAAACCCAAGGTAGGCGCGGTAATGTCTTTTCGTCCCAACCGCGCAATGGAGCTTGGCCACGTGGCAGCTGTAAGCCAAATCGTCGATCAGCGGACGGTTCTGCTGCGACACTCCAACTGGTCGCCAATAAACGGGCGCCGCGGTCAGATAGAAGACGATGTTCGTGCAGTCGATGTATCTGCCGATAATGATTGGAGCGCGGTACGCGTGTGGTATCATCCGCTGCAGGCACTGGGCCGGACGGCGTGGCCGGTAAACGGCTTTATCTATGCACAGAATCCCCGGCAGATGTCTGTAAGCCCGGTGCAGCTAGCGATAGCTACGCCCGCGAAGGCACAAAGCTCGCAGGCTTTTTTGATCGCCTTTTCCGGGATGGCAAAGCCAGCAGGTATTCAGCGTACTGCGGCAGTCCGGCAAACTACGCGAGCCAAACCTGATAGCCGCCGTGATCCGATAGCCGAAGCTATCGCGCGGTATTAG
- a CDS encoding DUF3297 family protein, with amino-acid sequence MSDETEQTNETVQADVSADTPPDHLAIDPRSPHFDQEVLQRGVAIRFKERQRTDIEEYCISEGWIRVQAGKTLDRKGRPLTLKLSGPVEAWFEDLGDSPPVAKK; translated from the coding sequence ATGAGCGACGAAACCGAACAAACCAACGAAACGGTACAGGCTGATGTCTCTGCCGATACACCGCCTGACCATTTGGCGATAGACCCGCGCAGCCCGCACTTCGATCAGGAAGTCTTGCAGCGCGGTGTCGCGATCAGGTTCAAGGAGCGCCAGCGCACCGATATCGAGGAATATTGCATCTCCGAAGGGTGGATCCGCGTTCAGGCAGGAAAGACGCTGGACCGCAAGGGCCGCCCGCTAACGCTCAAGCTCAGCGGCCCGGTCGAAGCCTGGTTCGAAGATCTGGGTGACAGTCCGCCCGTCGCCAAAAAATAA
- the tig gene encoding trigger factor, producing MKHTETTNEGLKRAYKLAIPATEIDARIESEIKKVAPRMNMPGFRPGKVPANLVRKMHGEQMHAQALNDTIRESVDHVMATEKLRPAMQPKIELGEDYEQGKDAEVSLELEILPEISTPDTKGLKLEKLVVPVTDKQVDEAVENFAKNQKNFSDAPKGRKAKDGDQLIIDFLGKLDGTPFEGGKAEGAPLELGSGQFIPGFEEQLVGAKSGDEKVINVTFPADYQAKHLAGKDVTFDITVQAVKVAGDVKIDDEFAKGLGLDSLDKLKELLRGQLEQETAGMTRTAMKRSLLDHLAGSHDFEVPEGMVDAEFDQIWQQLQQEASREEDPAAALKEVEAEKDDYRNIAERRVRLGLLLSEIGQQAGVEVSQQEMQMLMQQAAQQYPADQREQFFQFVQNEPMAAAQIRAPLYEDKVVDHLFETADVKEREVTRDELQAAIEAEDTAPAQKKKAPATKKAPAKKATSTKADEKPVAKKAPGKKAAATKADEASAMKPPAKKSAAKKPAAKKASPKKASEKKK from the coding sequence ATGAAGCACACCGAGACCACAAACGAGGGCCTCAAGCGCGCCTATAAACTGGCGATCCCGGCAACGGAGATTGACGCTCGTATCGAAAGCGAAATCAAGAAGGTTGCGCCGCGGATGAACATGCCCGGCTTCCGTCCGGGCAAGGTTCCTGCCAATCTGGTTCGCAAGATGCATGGCGAACAGATGCATGCACAGGCCTTGAATGATACGATTCGCGAATCGGTTGATCATGTAATGGCTACCGAAAAATTGCGTCCTGCGATGCAGCCCAAGATCGAACTTGGTGAAGATTACGAGCAAGGCAAGGATGCCGAAGTCTCGCTGGAGCTCGAAATCCTTCCTGAAATCAGCACGCCGGACACCAAGGGACTGAAGCTGGAAAAGCTGGTTGTTCCGGTAACCGACAAGCAGGTCGATGAAGCGGTTGAAAATTTTGCCAAAAATCAGAAGAACTTCAGCGACGCGCCGAAAGGCCGCAAGGCGAAAGACGGTGACCAGCTGATTATCGACTTTCTTGGCAAGCTGGATGGCACACCTTTCGAAGGCGGCAAGGCAGAGGGCGCACCGCTCGAATTGGGGAGCGGGCAATTCATTCCCGGTTTCGAAGAACAGCTTGTCGGCGCGAAATCCGGTGATGAAAAAGTCATCAACGTGACTTTCCCTGCCGATTATCAGGCCAAACATCTGGCCGGCAAAGACGTCACTTTCGACATCACCGTCCAGGCTGTGAAAGTTGCGGGTGACGTCAAGATCGATGACGAATTTGCCAAGGGTCTGGGCCTCGACAGTCTGGACAAGTTGAAAGAATTACTGCGCGGTCAGCTGGAGCAGGAAACTGCCGGCATGACCCGCACAGCGATGAAGCGTTCGCTGCTTGATCATCTGGCCGGAAGTCACGACTTTGAAGTGCCGGAAGGCATGGTTGACGCCGAATTTGACCAGATTTGGCAGCAGCTGCAACAGGAAGCCTCGCGCGAGGAAGATCCGGCCGCTGCTCTGAAGGAAGTCGAAGCTGAAAAGGACGATTATCGCAACATCGCCGAACGCCGCGTGCGCCTCGGCCTGTTGTTATCGGAAATTGGTCAACAGGCCGGTGTGGAAGTGTCGCAGCAGGAAATGCAGATGCTTATGCAGCAGGCGGCCCAGCAATATCCCGCAGATCAACGCGAGCAGTTTTTCCAGTTCGTGCAGAACGAGCCGATGGCCGCTGCGCAGATCCGCGCACCGCTTTACGAGGATAAGGTCGTCGATCATCTGTTCGAAACGGCCGACGTAAAAGAACGCGAGGTTACCCGCGACGAACTGCAAGCGGCGATCGAGGCTGAAGACACCGCGCCCGCCCAGAAGAAAAAGGCTCCGGCCACGAAGAAAGCTCCCGCAAAGAAAGCCACTTCGACAAAAGCTGACGAAAAGCCTGTTGCCAAAAAAGCGCCCGGCAAGAAAGCGGCTGCAACCAAGGCGGATGAAGCTTCGGCCATGAAGCCTCCAGCCAAGAAGTCTGCAGCCAAGAAGCCTGCAGCCAAGAAGGCTTCGCCAAAAAAGGCTTCGGAAAAGAAAAAATAA
- a CDS encoding cation:proton antiporter, whose product MDPRIVLFVIFGLGLVAAVGLESWLSRKSFLSLPIVYVAAGWALFSLPLGLPVLNPVSDGADTVAFEYITEFIVIVSLAAAGIAIDRPVTWANWRQIWPLLAITMPLTIVLVGLLGWWVLGLAPASALLLGAALAPTDPVLARSVQVGPPGDNERHDVRFSLTVEAGLNDGLAFPFTYLAIAAAGMSGLGVWTLEWFAVDVIWRISAGIFMGVVIGRIGAWYVFERMAEGKKADRDNSQQQLYSTSEGLIVLGTLLLAYGLTELIEGYGFIAVFVGAVTARQQENRNRYHKMAHHFIDQIEKIVLVAVLFAFGGLLAGGILDGLGWREAAVGMLLIVAIRPLGGILAELNCNLPWHGKAAIAFLGIRGMGSLYYLAYAQNHGAFSDIDTLWVVVSFAIVASIVIHGVTTVRVMNSVEHVGAHIHKGESAELAPHRPEDRATNS is encoded by the coding sequence ATGGATCCACGTATCGTACTTTTTGTGATTTTCGGTCTTGGCTTGGTCGCTGCTGTCGGGCTGGAAAGCTGGCTTTCGCGCAAGAGCTTCCTTTCCCTGCCGATCGTCTATGTCGCTGCGGGGTGGGCGCTTTTTTCATTGCCCCTGGGGCTGCCTGTCCTGAACCCGGTGTCTGACGGAGCAGACACTGTTGCTTTCGAGTATATTACCGAATTCATCGTTATCGTTTCGCTGGCCGCAGCAGGCATCGCGATCGATCGCCCAGTGACCTGGGCCAATTGGCGCCAGATCTGGCCGCTGCTGGCCATTACAATGCCCTTAACCATTGTACTGGTCGGCCTGCTTGGCTGGTGGGTGCTTGGCCTTGCACCTGCCAGTGCATTGCTGCTGGGCGCGGCGCTGGCACCCACCGATCCGGTCTTGGCCCGAAGCGTTCAGGTAGGGCCGCCAGGGGATAATGAGCGTCACGATGTCCGCTTCAGCCTGACGGTGGAAGCAGGGCTGAACGATGGTCTGGCCTTCCCCTTCACTTATCTGGCGATCGCAGCCGCCGGCATGAGCGGACTTGGTGTATGGACGCTTGAATGGTTCGCGGTGGATGTCATCTGGCGCATTTCCGCAGGGATATTCATGGGCGTTGTGATCGGGCGAATCGGTGCCTGGTACGTGTTCGAAAGAATGGCAGAGGGTAAAAAAGCAGATCGGGACAATAGTCAGCAGCAGCTGTATTCCACAAGCGAAGGACTCATCGTGCTGGGTACCCTGTTACTCGCCTACGGATTGACCGAGCTCATCGAAGGATACGGATTTATCGCTGTATTTGTTGGAGCGGTCACGGCCCGGCAGCAGGAAAACCGCAACCGCTATCACAAGATGGCGCACCACTTTATCGACCAGATCGAAAAAATCGTTCTTGTTGCTGTCCTGTTTGCATTCGGGGGACTTTTGGCGGGCGGTATTCTGGATGGCCTGGGTTGGCGCGAAGCAGCGGTGGGAATGCTGCTTATCGTCGCCATCCGGCCGCTTGGCGGCATTCTCGCTGAACTGAATTGCAATTTGCCATGGCACGGGAAAGCAGCGATCGCATTTCTGGGAATTCGCGGAATGGGGTCGCTTTACTATCTCGCTTACGCGCAGAACCACGGGGCTTTCAGCGATATCGACACGCTTTGGGTCGTAGTAAGTTTTGCGATCGTGGCTTCGATTGTCATCCACGGAGTAACCACCGTCCGCGTCATGAACAGCGTCGAACACGTCGGTGCCCACATTCACAAGGGCGAGAGCGCGGAATTGGCGCCCCACAGACCTGAAGATCGCGCCACAAACAGCTGA
- a CDS encoding TonB-dependent receptor plug domain-containing protein — MRRSGIEIGTATILVLLGASSGAAFAQGVSSETPAAGPAGFAGDAAIPAGPPADSRVFQPDYFAQFAPRNALDMLRRIPGFEVRGDSEGRGLGQASTNVLVNSKRLSGKSESTSAQVSRISAGDVIRIELVDGATLKIPGLTGQVANLIVDVSNVSGQFEWSGEVRPLTNANYFGRAEASVSGATGNLEYTASIAHRGFRGGADGLIRVTDGAGQPIELQDFSNRANRDSPKMTGSLKWTRGELAGNLNASYQSGKSTQRSRELTGGVATLDRDRIRTFENSDPEYELGGDIEFGAGPGRLKLVALQRGDKDDFVDTVNESYFGADEPSGSRFSANSEEIERIARAEFNWAWGVADWQISGEAAFNRLDRVAALFELGTAGDFSEIEFADNTAGVTEDRYNGAISYGRPLAKNLTLQLIAGAEYSTLKQSGQSDVERSFWRPKGSANLAWAAKKGLDVSFQVERAVGQLGFGSFLASVQVNDDIADAGNSDLVPEQSWNTDLEIKKAVGKWGSATLRLFDRQISDLVEIIPIAGGGQSPGNIDSAWRHGVEFDTTIELGPLGMKGARVDLSIEFQESSVADPLDGVQRPLSNIQHRELFLGYRHDIPKSSWAYGGDLYHSKRGPGYRLTEFAQENEGPLFASLFVEHKNIFGMKVNINASNLLNADLDYRRVVFAGLRDTSSIAFTEKGGLKFGRIVRFSVSGSF, encoded by the coding sequence TTGCGCAGATCCGGGATTGAAATTGGCACCGCTACGATTCTGGTCTTGCTTGGTGCGTCATCTGGTGCTGCATTTGCGCAAGGCGTATCGTCAGAGACGCCAGCAGCCGGACCCGCCGGATTCGCAGGCGATGCGGCAATTCCAGCAGGGCCCCCTGCCGATTCTCGCGTTTTCCAGCCTGATTATTTCGCGCAGTTCGCGCCCCGCAACGCGCTCGACATGCTTCGCCGTATTCCGGGATTCGAGGTGCGTGGCGACAGTGAGGGGCGCGGTCTTGGTCAGGCTTCCACCAATGTACTGGTGAATAGCAAGCGGCTGTCTGGGAAGAGCGAAAGCACGAGCGCGCAGGTTTCGCGCATTTCTGCCGGCGATGTCATTCGAATCGAGTTGGTTGACGGCGCGACCCTAAAAATTCCCGGGCTCACGGGGCAAGTGGCCAACCTGATCGTGGACGTCAGCAATGTGTCTGGCCAGTTCGAATGGTCCGGTGAAGTGCGCCCGCTGACAAATGCGAACTATTTTGGCCGCGCAGAAGCGTCAGTCTCCGGTGCAACAGGAAATCTGGAATATACTGCTTCGATAGCGCACCGCGGCTTTCGCGGTGGTGCAGACGGTCTGATTAGAGTCACCGACGGCGCAGGGCAGCCGATCGAGCTTCAGGATTTCAGCAATCGGGCAAACCGCGATTCTCCCAAGATGACAGGCAGTCTGAAGTGGACCCGGGGCGAATTGGCGGGCAATCTCAACGCGAGCTACCAAAGCGGGAAATCCACACAGCGGTCACGCGAACTTACCGGCGGGGTCGCTACGCTCGACCGGGACCGCATCCGTACATTTGAAAACAGCGATCCGGAGTATGAACTGGGCGGGGATATCGAGTTTGGCGCAGGACCGGGCAGGTTGAAACTTGTCGCGCTTCAGCGGGGCGATAAAGACGATTTTGTAGATACGGTCAATGAAAGCTATTTCGGCGCAGATGAACCGTCCGGAAGCAGATTTTCCGCTAACAGCGAGGAGATCGAACGCATTGCCCGGGCGGAGTTTAATTGGGCTTGGGGCGTTGCAGACTGGCAAATATCGGGTGAAGCCGCATTTAACCGGTTAGATCGGGTAGCTGCGCTCTTCGAACTCGGTACGGCGGGCGACTTTTCCGAGATCGAATTTGCGGACAACACTGCCGGAGTGACTGAAGACCGCTACAATGGTGCGATAAGTTATGGCCGTCCGCTTGCGAAGAATTTAACCTTGCAGCTGATTGCCGGGGCAGAATACTCTACATTGAAACAGTCCGGCCAGTCTGATGTGGAAAGGAGTTTCTGGCGTCCCAAAGGGTCGGCGAATCTCGCATGGGCGGCCAAAAAGGGGCTGGATGTGTCATTTCAGGTCGAGCGTGCGGTGGGCCAACTCGGCTTCGGCAGTTTTCTGGCAAGCGTGCAAGTGAACGATGATATCGCCGATGCCGGCAATTCCGATCTCGTCCCGGAACAGAGCTGGAATACCGATCTGGAAATCAAAAAAGCGGTAGGCAAATGGGGTTCGGCCACCCTGCGCCTGTTTGACAGGCAAATATCGGACCTGGTCGAAATCATTCCCATTGCGGGCGGCGGCCAATCACCGGGCAATATCGACAGCGCCTGGCGGCATGGCGTAGAATTCGACACCACCATCGAACTAGGGCCGCTGGGAATGAAAGGGGCCAGGGTGGATCTGTCGATCGAATTTCAGGAGTCGTCAGTTGCCGATCCGCTGGACGGTGTCCAGCGCCCGCTCAGCAATATCCAGCACCGCGAGTTATTTCTTGGCTACCGGCACGATATTCCGAAAAGCAGCTGGGCTTACGGCGGGGATTTGTATCATTCGAAACGCGGGCCTGGTTATCGATTGACCGAGTTCGCGCAGGAGAACGAAGGCCCGCTTTTTGCCTCGTTATTTGTGGAGCACAAGAATATTTTCGGCATGAAGGTGAATATCAACGCGAGCAATCTGCTGAATGCAGATCTAGATTATCGCCGAGTGGTGTTCGCCGGCCTGCGCGATACATCTTCCATAGCCTTCACGGAAAAAGGAGGTTTGAAATTCGGCAGGATCGTCAGGTTCAGCGTGTCCGGAAGTTTCTAG